The Leptospira mtsangambouensis sequence TTTTATAATGCAAAATCCCAACTCAAAATATGAACTTTTTAAAAATGATTTTCTGAGCCTAGATGATTTTTCACTTGCGAATCTACCCAGATGGCCGATCATGATAGATAGCATACCTGCCAGGCCTCTGAATGTAAGCCCAAATTGGCAGGTCTTTTGCCCTTCCCGGAATCAAGGGCGATGATCTACCAAAAAAAAGCCTTAACCATCGATGAACAAGCCGATCAACTTCTTTCCAGAGGTTTGGTATGCGACCGCATTGACTTAGTATCAATCTTAAAACAAGTTAGTTACTATCGATTGAGTGGCTATTGGTTTCCTTTTCGAAATTATCCAAACGAAGAATTTAGACAAAACACCACTCTGAAAGAAATTTGGAGCCGTTATTGTTTTGATCGTAAACTTCGTTTACTGGTTCTTGATGGCATCGAGAAAATAGAAATTGCTCTACGAACCGATATCACATACAAACTATCTCACCAAACAGGTGCTTTTGGATACATAGAACCCTCTGCCTTTCCCATGTTAAAAGAACCTGAATTTTTGAAACTCCAAGAGGAAATCAAAAAAGAATATTCACGAAGTAAGGAAAAATTTGTCTCACATTTCCAACACAAATATGGTGAAGAGCATGATTCTCTGCCTCTTTGGATGGCTACTGAGCTCATCAGTTTTGGTACACTGTTTACTATGTACAGAGGAATCGCTACCTCCACTTCAAAATCGATTGCTAAAAAATACAATTTACCTGAACCTGTTCTCTTGTCTTGGATCGGAAGTTTAAACTCAGTCAGGAACATTTGTGCACACCATTCTAGGTTGTGGAATCGAGAGTTTGGATACAAACCAATGCTTCCGAGAAATGATTTAGGTTGGAAACAACCAGTCGAAATCCAACCAAACAAAATCTTTGTGATTCTATCGATCATTCAATATATGCTAAATTTCATTTCCCCAACTAGCCAATGGAAATTTCGTTTTTTAGATTTACTTACTCTCTATCCTACCATTCCCATTCGCGAAATGGGTTTTCCTGAAAGATGGAAAGAGGTTCCGTTTTGGAATCTAACCAAAACACAATCAAGGAATTAAAGAAAATGACTGACGAACCCCAAAAACTCCCCCTTACCTCCCACAACATCACCGAAGACAAACTCCGTATTCTAAAAGAACACTTCCCTGAAGTCTTTACCGAAGGCAATTTGATAGATTGGGACAAACTCCGCCAAAGCCTTGGCGAAACGATCGAATCGGAAGATCCAAAAGAACGATTTGGACTGAACTGGCCAGGCAAACGAAATTGTTTTAAGGCCATCCAATCCCCAACGACAGCCACTCTACTTCCTGACCGTGCCGCTTCGGTGGACTTTGACAAGACCGAAAACCTCTATATCGAGGGGGACAATTTGGAAGTGTTAAAACTTTTGCAAAAGTCCTACCTCGGTAAGGTAAAGATGATCTATATCGACCCGCCTTACAATACAGGAAACGACTTTGTCTATCCGGATGATTATACCGAAGCCTTAAAAACCTATCTAGAATACACGGGACAAGTGGATGCCAAAGGGCGAAAGTTTTCGAATAACACAGAAACTACGGGCCGGTTCCATTCGCAATGGCTGAATATGATGTATCCGAGACTGTTTCTTGCCCGGAATTTACTTCGTGAAGATGGGGTGATTTTTATTTCCATTGATGATGGTGAAGTGGCCCACTTACGGAAGGTATGTGATGAAATTTTCGGAGAAGAGAACTTTGTGGCATTATTTCAATGGAAGAGAAGATCTAATGCTGATAATCGTAATCAGAATAATCTTTCGTCAGATCATGAATATATTTTAAGTTATTCAAAACTGTCACTCTTTTCGTTCAGAGGAGAGATGATAGACAAATCAAAATATACAAATCCTGATAATGATGCAAGAGGTCCTTGGGCAAGCATCGATTTAAGCGGATTAGCAACTGCCCAACAAAGACCTAACTTACATTATCCAATAGTTGATCCAAAAACTAACATAAGTTATCCCCCAAACCCAAATAGAGGTTGGTCAAAATCAAAACCAGTTATAGAAAAAATGATCGAAGAGAAAAGGATACTTTTCCCAAAATCACCGGAAGGAAGACCGAGGGAAAAAAAATTTCTCAATGATCTAAAAACTGAGCTAACTGGATTTTCAAGTTGGCTCAATTCAGAAAAAGTTGGGCTTACTACAACGGGAACACGCGAGGTATCAGACATATTTGAGATAAAGGCTTTTGATTTTCCGAAACCTACATCTTTGATTAAAGAATTCATTTATCAAGCTTCCACTACCCCAAACGACATCATCCTTGACTTCTTTTCCGGTTCTGCGACCACAGCCCACGCCGTACTGGCGTTAAATGCGGAAGATGGGGCCAATCGTAAATTTATCTGTGTGCAACTCCCCGAACCCACCCGCAAACAAAAGGCCGATGGGACTTGGGAGGAATCGGAAGCCTCCAGGGCCGGTTTCCAAACTATTTCCGAAATTGGAATGGAACGGATCCGACGTGTGATAACAAAGCTGAAAGAAGAAGGAAGTGCAAACACCAAAGATAGTGGGAAAAAATCGGTAAAAGTAAAAGCAGACCAATCCAAAAAAGAAGAGGCTCCTTCTTTGGGTTTTGAATCCGAGATAGACCAACTAACAAAAAATAGGAAAGAAGAAAACGAACCACCACGTAAACCCCAAGATCTAGGCTTTCGGGTTTTCAAACTGGCACCGTCTAACTTCCCTGTTTGGAATGGTAATATCGAAAAAACCAAGGAAGCTGTGGAAAAAGCACTCTTCGAAGACCAACCAACACTTTTGTCTTCCAATGCATTAGCGAATACAGAAGAAGCCATTCTCTATGAAGTTTTATTAAAATCGGGAATTTCAGAAGCCCTCGCAAACCCAAATATCAAAACGGAGACCATCGCCGGAAAGATCGTTTATATCGCAGAAGAAACCGCCTATTATGTACTAGGAAAAGAACATAACTTGGAAGTTTTTAATGAAATCATGAGACGAAGCCCTTCGCTTGTGATTGCTAGAGAAATGGGTTTTTCTGGAAACGATGTCCTTAAAGCCAACGTACATGCCGGATTCAAACAGATGAAAGACGTTAGCTTTCAAGTAGTATAGCATGAAAATCCATTTCGAAAGTCTCGAATTCCAAGACACTGCCACAAGTGCCACTGTATCTTTATTTGAAGGGATGGAAAAAAATCCCAGCGGATTTTCTTTTTCTCTTTCTGGTGAAAAAGGGTCTCTTTTTCAAACCGAACTTGGATTTGGAAATGCCCTGCTTTTAGAAGAATCAGTTTTGTATGAAAACTTGCGAAAGGTGCAAGACAAGTTTTCTCTTGAAGCCACTACAAAAGAAGAATTTGAACGAAATGGACTTCGATTTACCATCGAGATGGAAACAGGAACTGGAAAGACATATGTATATTTAAATACAATTTTATCTCTTCATAAACTCTATGGTTGGTCGAAGTTTATCATTATTGTTCCTTCCATCGCCATTAAAGAAGGAGTTCTAAAAACCTTAGAAATGACGGCAGACCATTTCCGAGCTAAGTATGGGATTCCTCTTGTCAAAGGAAGCACTTATTCGCTTTACCAAGGTTCTGCGCCAAGTGCCCTCCGTAACTTTGCTACGACAAACCAATTGCAAATTCTTGTGATGAATATCCAAGCCTTCAATAAGGATAATGCAGTAATTCGAAAAGAAATGGATGAGCTGAATGGACAAAGACCTATTGATTTCATTCGTTCATCAAAACCCATCCTCATCATTGACGAACCCCAATCTGTAGACAATACCGAAACCGCACAGAATGCCATTGCAGAATTAAATCCACTTTTCCAATTAAGGTATTCGGCTACACCACGCATTAGATACAACCCTATCTTTCGCTTGGGTCCCGTTGAGGCCTTCCAAAGAAAACTCGTCAAACGGATCCAAATTCGATCTTTAGAAGTTACAGGAACAGAAAACGCACCTTATATCAAACTGGAATCTACAGAAGGTAAACCAGGTGTTGGGTTTACCGCAACTGTCACGGTAAACGTCCAATCTAAGGGAAAAATTTCAAAAAAGAAAATCAAACTCAAACAAAAAGATGACTTAAGTCTGAAAACAGAAAATTCGCATTATAATGGTTATATTGCTGATACGATTAGCATCGAACCTGGAAACGAATTTTTACGATTCACAAACGGCACCGTAATTCTTTTGGGCAAAGAAATTGGTTCCATAGCCCCCGTCATTCAAGACGAAAGAATCAAAGAAACAATCAAAGCACATTTGGAAAAAGAAATGCAACTTTTGCGAATGGGAATTCAGGCCAAGGTTTTGACTCTCTTTTTTCTTGATCGAGTTTCCAATTACAGAGAATATAATCCTGATGGAACCACAAGTCTTGGTAAATTTGGAAAGGTATTTGAGGCAGCCTATTCAGAGTTGATTCAAAAACCAGAGTTTATCGATTTAAATGCTCCTCCCGTCGAGCTTGTACATAATGGATATTTTTCGGGCGATAAAAAGAAAAAAGGAAATTCAGAAATCGTCGAATGGAAAGATACCAAAGGCGATGGCGCCAAAGATGATGATACCTATAATCTCATCATGAAAGACAAAGAAAGGTTACTCGATTCTAACGAACCACTTCGTTTTATCTTTTCTCACTCAGCGCTCAGAGAAGGTTGGGATAATCCAAATGTGTTTCAAATCTGTACCTTATTAGAAACACGCTCCGAATTTACCAAACGACAACAGATTGGTCGAGGGATGCGGCTCCCAGTGGACTTTCAAGGCAATCGAATTCAAAACGAAACTATAAACCAACTTACAGTCGTAGTAAACGAAAGTTATACGGAATTTGTAAGAGGATTACAAACAGAATACAGGGAAGAATCCGGTATCGAATTTGGGAAAGTAAATTCCCATCAATTTATGAATCTTGTTGCCAGCTTCAGCTCTAATACTCCTAGTCCCCAAGAAAAAAGAAAAAAAGCAGACGAACTTTTTGAAGTCTTAAAAAAATTACGTTATCTTAACGCAGATGGTGCATTTACAAATCTAATGGAAAATGCCTTTCTAAACCCATCAGAGTTTATTTTGGAAGGTGATTTTGCTGGCCGTGAAGACATCATTCTGGAATGGCTCAGAGGACTAAATATCCAAACCTTCGTTCAAATCAAAAGAAAGCCAAACCTAATCAAAAAAAATGACCACTTATGGAATCATCCAGAATTTTGGAAACTTTGGGATATCATCAAACAAAAAACCATATATAGATTTCAGTTTGATTCCAATTCTATTATTACCGAATCGGTGAAAAGGATCCGAGAGATCCAATGTGAATCCATGAGAGTAGTTACTTCTATTGCACAAGGAACCATTGCTTATGGTGGTGTCTCCGCTGCAGAAATTCGTAATAGAGAATCAAGAGAAGTAACAAGTCCATTCCCCCTCCCTGACCCTCTTGAATACTTACAAAAAGAAACGGACTTAACTAGAGATACTTTAAAAAAAATCTTAAAAGAATCCGGCTCTCTTAGTGAATTTGTAAAAAATCCGCAGAACTACCTCGAAAGATCCGCTCAGCACATCAGAGAAGTCATACGAGAAATTGGTATTAAAAATGGACTAGAATATGTTCCTCTACCCAATACCTACTGGGAGCAAAAGAATACATCTGATCCAATTTTTAAAGAATTTAAAGAGGTAATATCTGATACGATAGAAACCAATAAACATGGATTATATGATAAAATGGAAACTGATAGTGATACTGAAAAGAGATTTGCTAGAGAACAAGAAGATTCAAGCAAAGTTGAGGTATTTACTAAACTCCCGCGAAAGTTTATTGTTCCGACACCAGTCGGAGAATATAACCCAGATTGGGCAATTGTTGTAAAAGAAGAAACTGGCGGCACTGAAAAGTTTCTTTATTATATTAAAGAAACCAAAGGATACAAAAACTTTAGTGATATTCGAACTGAGGAAGAAAAACAAAAAATCGAATCTGCAAAAAAACATTTTCAATGCATAATTGACACTTATGAAGCCCGTATGTTAGCTCAAGGAATTCCGCTAGAAAAAATTCCAAAATTAGAGTATAATGTAGTGATTGGCACAGGAAAACAGGATAATCCTTTTATTAATTTAAATGAATAAGAATATCTTAATCATTGGCAAATTAAAATTAGTATATCTAAACCCTACTCTAATTCCTCAAAAGGAATGTCCAAAACTTCAAACCCGGAGCATTCTAAAAAATCATAATGCCACCATTCTGTTTTGTTCACACGAAATCCATATTGACTAAGCACTTGAATCAACATGGTTCGGTTTTTTAAAATCTCTGGATCAGAAACAGGAGCTTCGGACCAGGCTTCTTTGCGAAAGGAATCATATTCCGTTGGCATCGGAAGTTCCCGTTTTGTTTTTGTATCCACCAATGTTAAGTCAATCGCACAACCTTTGTTATGCCTTGATCCGTTTTTTGGGGAAGCCACATACCTTGTATCTCCGACAATTTCAAAAAATTTGACTGTTGCTCTGTATGGCCTGTAAGCATCAAAGATTTTAATCGAGTACCCAAGTTGCATAAATTCGAGGTTGGCTTTGCGGAGAGCTTCTGCTACTGGTTTTCTGGCATAAGCTTTGGCTTCCTTATAGATAACTTGTTTTGTGAAGTTATTCGGAGTCGCATAACGTATATCCAAAAGAATTTCAGGAATGTTTTTCTCTAAGTTGATCAGTTCTTTATTTGGATTTTTTTCTATGGAAAGTTCGTATGCCTTACGATCCAAAACATTGAGTTTATTTTCTGTGGATTGGGATAGCAAAGATAAAAAAGGAAATCCCAAACAAATTACGATCAAAATTAGTTTCATAAGTTTCATATCTTAGAAAACAATTCTGAAGATTTGATAGTATTTGAACTTGGGGAAGTATATTTTAGAAGTTGATCATCTTCCAATCTAAGAGTAAGTTCTTTCATAGCTTTTCATTTTGCAGAATATTTCTGCTATCTTCAAGATTTTTTTATAGGACTTTAAGGATCCAGTCACTTGCACCCCGGACAGAAGGAGCGCCCTCGTCGACTGATGGCCGGAGATGGTGCCCAAAGAATCATGAAAGTTTTGTAGATTATGGTATTAAAACAAAAAACCCCACAGAAGTGGGGCTATTAAAAGAATTTCTAAATGAAATTTCTAAACTTCTATTTTGCGTCTGGGTTTGGAGAATTTCTTCTAACGAAATTGTTCAATCTTTCAATATAGGAGAATGCTG is a genomic window containing:
- a CDS encoding Abi family protein produces the protein MIYQKKALTIDEQADQLLSRGLVCDRIDLVSILKQVSYYRLSGYWFPFRNYPNEEFRQNTTLKEIWSRYCFDRKLRLLVLDGIEKIEIALRTDITYKLSHQTGAFGYIEPSAFPMLKEPEFLKLQEEIKKEYSRSKEKFVSHFQHKYGEEHDSLPLWMATELISFGTLFTMYRGIATSTSKSIAKKYNLPEPVLLSWIGSLNSVRNICAHHSRLWNREFGYKPMLPRNDLGWKQPVEIQPNKIFVILSIIQYMLNFISPTSQWKFRFLDLLTLYPTIPIREMGFPERWKEVPFWNLTKTQSRN
- a CDS encoding site-specific DNA-methyltransferase: MTDEPQKLPLTSHNITEDKLRILKEHFPEVFTEGNLIDWDKLRQSLGETIESEDPKERFGLNWPGKRNCFKAIQSPTTATLLPDRAASVDFDKTENLYIEGDNLEVLKLLQKSYLGKVKMIYIDPPYNTGNDFVYPDDYTEALKTYLEYTGQVDAKGRKFSNNTETTGRFHSQWLNMMYPRLFLARNLLREDGVIFISIDDGEVAHLRKVCDEIFGEENFVALFQWKRRSNADNRNQNNLSSDHEYILSYSKLSLFSFRGEMIDKSKYTNPDNDARGPWASIDLSGLATAQQRPNLHYPIVDPKTNISYPPNPNRGWSKSKPVIEKMIEEKRILFPKSPEGRPREKKFLNDLKTELTGFSSWLNSEKVGLTTTGTREVSDIFEIKAFDFPKPTSLIKEFIYQASTTPNDIILDFFSGSATTAHAVLALNAEDGANRKFICVQLPEPTRKQKADGTWEESEASRAGFQTISEIGMERIRRVITKLKEEGSANTKDSGKKSVKVKADQSKKEEAPSLGFESEIDQLTKNRKEENEPPRKPQDLGFRVFKLAPSNFPVWNGNIEKTKEAVEKALFEDQPTLLSSNALANTEEAILYEVLLKSGISEALANPNIKTETIAGKIVYIAEETAYYVLGKEHNLEVFNEIMRRSPSLVIAREMGFSGNDVLKANVHAGFKQMKDVSFQVV
- a CDS encoding DEAD/DEAH box helicase family protein, which translates into the protein MKIHFESLEFQDTATSATVSLFEGMEKNPSGFSFSLSGEKGSLFQTELGFGNALLLEESVLYENLRKVQDKFSLEATTKEEFERNGLRFTIEMETGTGKTYVYLNTILSLHKLYGWSKFIIIVPSIAIKEGVLKTLEMTADHFRAKYGIPLVKGSTYSLYQGSAPSALRNFATTNQLQILVMNIQAFNKDNAVIRKEMDELNGQRPIDFIRSSKPILIIDEPQSVDNTETAQNAIAELNPLFQLRYSATPRIRYNPIFRLGPVEAFQRKLVKRIQIRSLEVTGTENAPYIKLESTEGKPGVGFTATVTVNVQSKGKISKKKIKLKQKDDLSLKTENSHYNGYIADTISIEPGNEFLRFTNGTVILLGKEIGSIAPVIQDERIKETIKAHLEKEMQLLRMGIQAKVLTLFFLDRVSNYREYNPDGTTSLGKFGKVFEAAYSELIQKPEFIDLNAPPVELVHNGYFSGDKKKKGNSEIVEWKDTKGDGAKDDDTYNLIMKDKERLLDSNEPLRFIFSHSALREGWDNPNVFQICTLLETRSEFTKRQQIGRGMRLPVDFQGNRIQNETINQLTVVVNESYTEFVRGLQTEYREESGIEFGKVNSHQFMNLVASFSSNTPSPQEKRKKADELFEVLKKLRYLNADGAFTNLMENAFLNPSEFILEGDFAGREDIILEWLRGLNIQTFVQIKRKPNLIKKNDHLWNHPEFWKLWDIIKQKTIYRFQFDSNSIITESVKRIREIQCESMRVVTSIAQGTIAYGGVSAAEIRNRESREVTSPFPLPDPLEYLQKETDLTRDTLKKILKESGSLSEFVKNPQNYLERSAQHIREVIREIGIKNGLEYVPLPNTYWEQKNTSDPIFKEFKEVISDTIETNKHGLYDKMETDSDTEKRFAREQEDSSKVEVFTKLPRKFIVPTPVGEYNPDWAIVVKEETGGTEKFLYYIKETKGYKNFSDIRTEEEKQKIESAKKHFQCIIDTYEARMLAQGIPLEKIPKLEYNVVIGTGKQDNPFINLNE
- a CDS encoding M15 family metallopeptidase, encoding MKLILIVICLGFPFLSLLSQSTENKLNVLDRKAYELSIEKNPNKELINLEKNIPEILLDIRYATPNNFTKQVIYKEAKAYARKPVAEALRKANLEFMQLGYSIKIFDAYRPYRATVKFFEIVGDTRYVASPKNGSRHNKGCAIDLTLVDTKTKRELPMPTEYDSFRKEAWSEAPVSDPEILKNRTMLIQVLSQYGFRVNKTEWWHYDFLECSGFEVLDIPFEELE